In the genome of Photobacterium sp. TY1-4, one region contains:
- the gppA gene encoding guanosine-5'-triphosphate,3'-diphosphate diphosphatase, producing MERTVSPLYAAIDLGSNSFHMWIVREVAGSVHTLAKIKRKVRLAAGLNEHNELSDDAMQRGWDCLSLFAERLQDIPAERIRIVGTAALRTAVNADVFLSRAQTILGHPIAIIPGEEEARIIYQGVAHTSGGGGKRLVVDIGGASTEVVIGEGLDASALTSLKIGCVTWLERYFKDRCLNTENFEAAIQAAKLAIEPMIEHYQSLGWETCVGASGTVQALQEIMLAQGMDELITLPKLKRMQRQAMQYKHLEDLDIEGLTLERALVFPSGLSILIAIFETLGIESMTLAGGALREGMVYEMMSQMRHHDVRTRTLDSLHARFQLDSQHAETVTQTAMALLASCEPHWQLEPQAECLLHACTSLHEIGTCIEFKQSGEHAAYLIHHLDLPGFTRAQKHLIAELLRRFREQLSSLPEQHAVSAQTATRLLRLLRLAVILCHRRDDSNQPPATLTVKDNQLTLTLPAHWLADNPLTRSELQQEANRQTDMGWPLTLIES from the coding sequence ATGGAAAGAACCGTCTCCCCGCTGTATGCCGCCATTGACTTAGGCTCGAACAGTTTCCATATGTGGATCGTCCGGGAAGTCGCCGGCAGCGTGCATACCCTGGCAAAGATCAAGCGCAAAGTGCGCCTGGCTGCCGGGCTGAACGAACATAACGAGCTCAGCGATGATGCCATGCAACGCGGCTGGGACTGCCTGAGCCTGTTTGCCGAACGACTGCAGGATATCCCGGCGGAGCGGATTCGGATTGTCGGTACCGCAGCCCTGCGGACCGCCGTCAATGCCGATGTCTTTCTTTCCAGAGCCCAAACGATTCTGGGCCACCCAATCGCCATCATTCCCGGCGAAGAAGAAGCCCGGATCATCTACCAGGGCGTTGCCCACACCTCCGGTGGCGGCGGCAAGCGCCTGGTGGTCGATATCGGCGGGGCCAGTACTGAAGTCGTGATCGGCGAAGGGCTCGATGCCAGTGCCCTGACCAGCCTGAAAATCGGCTGTGTGACCTGGCTTGAGCGCTATTTCAAGGATCGTTGCCTCAACACGGAAAACTTCGAGGCGGCAATTCAGGCAGCCAAGCTGGCGATTGAGCCGATGATTGAGCACTACCAGTCCCTGGGCTGGGAGACCTGTGTCGGCGCCAGCGGCACCGTCCAGGCCTTGCAGGAAATCATGCTGGCACAAGGGATGGACGAACTGATCACCCTCCCCAAACTCAAACGCATGCAACGTCAGGCGATGCAATACAAGCATCTTGAAGATCTGGATATTGAAGGACTGACCCTCGAGCGCGCCCTGGTGTTCCCGAGCGGTCTGTCGATTCTAATCGCGATCTTCGAAACCCTGGGCATTGAGTCGATGACCCTGGCCGGGGGTGCGCTGCGCGAAGGGATGGTGTACGAAATGATGAGCCAGATGCGTCATCATGACGTACGGACCCGAACCCTGGACAGCCTGCATGCCCGCTTCCAGCTCGACAGCCAGCATGCCGAGACCGTGACCCAAACGGCGATGGCCCTGCTGGCCAGCTGTGAGCCGCACTGGCAACTGGAGCCGCAGGCCGAGTGTCTGCTCCATGCCTGTACCTCCCTGCATGAGATCGGCACCTGTATTGAGTTCAAGCAAAGCGGCGAACATGCCGCCTATCTGATCCATCATCTCGATCTGCCCGGCTTCACCCGGGCCCAGAAACACCTGATTGCCGAACTGCTGCGCCGCTTCCGCGAGCAGCTGAGCAGCCTGCCGGAGCAACATGCGGTCTCGGCCCAGACGGCCACCCGCCTGTTGCGCTTGCTGCGTCTGGCCGTGATCCTGTGTCACCGCCGCGACGACAGCAATCAGCCACCCGCCACCCTGACGGTCAAGGACAACCAACTGACCCTGACCCTCCCGGCGCACTGGCTGGCCGACAACCCGCTCACCCGGTCCGAGCTGCAACAGGAAGCCAACCGCCAAACCGATATGGGTTGGCCCCTGACGCTGATCGAAAGCTAA
- the rhlB gene encoding ATP-dependent RNA helicase RhlB, with translation MKTTHITEQKFADLGLHPLVLQGLEAKGFHHCTPIQALALPVVLTGRDIAGQAQTGTGKTLAFLTATFNQLLLNPAPEDRKPNHPRAIIMAPTRELAIQIFNDAQPLLDSTGLKAGLAYGGEAYEKQQKTLEDGVDILIGTCGRIIDFYKQRVIDLRSIQVVVLDEADRMFDLGFIKDIRFLFRRMPAPKARMNMLFSATLSYRVKELAFEHMNNPESVVVEPEQKTGHRIKEELFYPSNQEKMRLLQTLLEEEWPDRAIVFANTKHRCEDIWAHLAADQHRVGLLTGDVPQKKRVRILEQFTQGEVDILVATDVAARGLHIPQVTHVFNYDLPDDAEDYVHRIGRTGRAGASGHSISFACEEYAINLPAIEQYIEHTIPQSKYDSEALLTDLPAPVSIPRAPRQGGNRRSGSSQRKGQGQSRQRSRRRPPQKQQ, from the coding sequence ATGAAGACGACTCACATCACAGAGCAGAAATTTGCCGACCTGGGATTACACCCCCTGGTATTACAAGGACTGGAAGCCAAAGGGTTCCATCATTGTACGCCGATCCAGGCGCTGGCATTGCCGGTAGTGCTCACCGGCCGAGACATTGCTGGTCAGGCGCAGACAGGGACCGGAAAGACCCTGGCGTTCCTGACGGCGACTTTCAACCAATTGCTGCTGAATCCGGCACCGGAGGACCGTAAGCCAAATCACCCCCGTGCCATCATTATGGCACCTACACGCGAGCTGGCCATTCAGATTTTCAATGATGCCCAACCGCTGCTCGACAGTACCGGCCTCAAAGCCGGCCTGGCCTATGGCGGCGAAGCCTATGAAAAGCAACAGAAGACCCTGGAAGACGGCGTCGATATTCTGATCGGCACCTGCGGCCGGATCATCGACTTTTATAAGCAACGCGTCATTGACCTGCGCTCGATTCAGGTCGTGGTACTGGACGAAGCCGATCGCATGTTCGATCTGGGCTTTATTAAAGACATTCGCTTCCTGTTCCGTCGTATGCCGGCACCGAAAGCACGCATGAACATGCTGTTCTCTGCCACCCTGTCCTACCGGGTGAAAGAACTGGCATTCGAACACATGAACAACCCGGAAAGCGTTGTGGTCGAACCGGAGCAGAAAACCGGCCACCGGATCAAAGAAGAGCTGTTCTACCCGTCGAACCAGGAAAAAATGCGCCTGCTGCAAACCCTGCTCGAAGAAGAATGGCCGGATCGCGCGATCGTCTTTGCCAATACCAAACACCGCTGTGAAGATATCTGGGCCCACCTGGCCGCCGACCAACATCGCGTAGGTTTGCTGACCGGTGACGTCCCGCAGAAAAAACGCGTGCGGATCCTGGAGCAGTTCACCCAGGGCGAAGTCGATATTCTGGTGGCGACCGACGTGGCTGCCCGCGGCCTGCATATTCCGCAGGTAACGCATGTCTTTAACTACGACCTGCCTGACGATGCCGAAGATTACGTGCACCGTATCGGCCGGACCGGACGTGCCGGGGCCAGCGGCCATTCCATCAGCTTTGCCTGTGAAGAATATGCCATTAACCTGCCGGCTATCGAGCAATACATTGAACATACGATCCCGCAGTCCAAGTACGACAGTGAAGCGCTCCTGACCGACCTGCCGGCACCAGTCAGCATCCCACGCGCACCGCGCCAGGGTGGCAACCGCCGCAGTGGCTCGTCGCAGCGCAAAGGTCAGGGGCAATCGCGTCAGCGTAGCCGCCGTCGCCCACCACAGAAACAACAATAA
- the trxA gene encoding thioredoxin TrxA has translation MSDKIVQLTDASFESDVINAAGPVLVDFWAEWCGPCKMIAPILDEIADEYEGKLTIGKLNIDQNAGTPPKFGIRGIPTLLLFKDGGVAATKVGALSKTQLKEFLDANL, from the coding sequence ATGAGCGACAAGATTGTGCAGCTGACAGACGCAAGTTTTGAAAGCGATGTAATTAATGCTGCGGGCCCTGTTTTAGTCGATTTCTGGGCTGAATGGTGCGGGCCTTGTAAAATGATTGCCCCGATTCTTGACGAAATTGCGGATGAGTACGAAGGTAAGCTGACGATCGGCAAACTGAATATCGACCAAAATGCAGGCACTCCGCCGAAGTTTGGGATTCGCGGTATTCCGACGCTGCTGTTGTTCAAAGACGGTGGTGTGGCTGCGACTAAAGTCGGTGCCCTGTCCAAAACTCAACTGAAAGAGTTCCTGGACGCGAACCTGTAA
- the rho gene encoding transcription termination factor Rho, protein MNLTELKNQPISKLVALGESLGLENLARLRKQDIIFAILKQHAKSGEDIFGDGVLEILQDGFGFLRSADSSYLAGPDDIYVSPSQIRRFNLRTGDTISGKIRPPKDGERYFALLKVNEVNYDKPDNARNKILFENLTPLHANERMRMERGNGSTEDITARVLDLASPIGKGQRGLIVAPPKAGKTMLLQNIAQSIAYNHPECELMVLLIDERPEEVTEMQRLVKGEVVASTFDEPASRHVQVAEMVIEKAKRLVEHKKDVVILLDSITRLARAYNTVVPSSGKVLTGGVDANALHRPKRFFGAARNVEEGGSLTIIATALVDTGSKMDEVIYEEFKGTGNMELHLSRKIAEKRVFPAIDFNRSGTRREELLAKADELQKMWILRKIVHPMSETDSMEFLIDKLSMTKTNDEFFDAMRRQKS, encoded by the coding sequence ATGAATCTAACAGAACTGAAAAACCAACCTATTTCCAAGTTGGTTGCGCTTGGAGAAAGCTTAGGACTCGAGAACCTGGCGCGTTTGAGAAAACAAGACATTATCTTCGCAATTCTCAAGCAGCATGCAAAAAGTGGTGAGGACATTTTTGGCGATGGTGTTCTGGAAATCCTTCAAGATGGCTTCGGCTTCCTCCGCTCAGCAGACAGTTCTTATCTTGCCGGTCCCGACGACATCTACGTTTCTCCTAGCCAAATCCGCCGCTTTAACCTTCGCACTGGTGACACCATTTCCGGCAAGATCCGTCCGCCGAAAGATGGCGAGCGTTACTTCGCGCTGTTGAAAGTGAACGAGGTGAACTACGACAAGCCGGACAACGCGCGTAACAAGATCCTGTTTGAAAACCTGACCCCGCTGCATGCGAACGAGCGTATGCGGATGGAACGCGGCAACGGTTCGACAGAAGATATTACCGCGCGTGTGCTGGATCTGGCATCGCCAATCGGTAAAGGTCAGCGTGGTCTGATCGTGGCGCCACCGAAAGCGGGTAAAACCATGCTGCTGCAAAACATTGCACAAAGCATTGCTTACAACCACCCGGAATGTGAGCTGATGGTTCTGCTGATTGACGAACGTCCGGAAGAAGTGACCGAGATGCAGCGTCTGGTGAAAGGGGAAGTGGTCGCGTCGACGTTCGATGAGCCGGCCTCTCGTCACGTTCAGGTCGCAGAGATGGTGATCGAAAAAGCCAAGCGTCTGGTTGAGCATAAGAAAGATGTGGTGATCCTGCTGGACTCCATCACGCGTCTGGCCCGTGCCTACAACACCGTGGTGCCGTCTTCCGGCAAAGTCCTGACCGGTGGTGTGGATGCCAACGCCCTGCATCGTCCGAAGCGTTTCTTCGGTGCGGCCCGTAATGTCGAAGAAGGCGGTAGCCTGACCATTATTGCCACCGCGCTGGTGGATACCGGCTCGAAGATGGACGAAGTGATCTACGAAGAGTTCAAGGGTACCGGTAACATGGAACTGCACCTGTCGCGTAAGATTGCAGAAAAACGCGTCTTCCCTGCGATTGACTTCAACCGCTCAGGCACCCGCCGCGAAGAGCTGCTGGCGAAAGCTGATGAGCTGCAGAAAATGTGGATCCTGCGCAAGATTGTTCACCCGATGAGTGAAACAGATAGCATGGAATTCCTGATCGATAAGCTGTCGATGACCAAGACCAACGATGAGTTCTTCGATGCGATGCGTCGCCAGAAGTCTTAA